The Haematobia irritans isolate KBUSLIRL chromosome 1, ASM5000362v1, whole genome shotgun sequence DNA segment CAACGTTATAGAGATCAACCTATGGATCCTTTGGATAAAGCTGTCTATTGGGTGGAACATGTGGCCCGCCACAAGGGAGCCAAATATTTACATTGTGctggtttagatttaaattttattcaatatcaTAGTATTGATACTATAATCACTTTATATGGTGGTCTATTGTTTGTTGTGTTGTCTTTGTTATGGCTTCTAAAAGCTATACTGGGTTGTATATTTCGAAGCATGTGTAATAGCAGTAGGAGTAAAAGCAAAAATGATTAAACCACCAAGTAGGATTTTTTAGTATCACTAGTAAATCGTTTTATAATTATGGTTATATGCGTAGCTGcaaataatttgtaaatacacaaaaaaaaaatttaacgaaaaatacgcATTAACCctttaatgcccaatcccgcctttaggcaggcttcatttaataaggaagcttttagtaaaacacaccttaagataacaaatatgggtaaaataaaaagaaaacttagttgaaattGTTCAAAAGGCTttacagcatatactgaattttgccgtataaatttttctggtttagttttcttgcttttgtgtcgttaacattaaaaatttaatcagctgacaaaaaaattggggcattagagggttaaagtcttaattgagtttaaaaaatattcaataaaaactttaattgattcaacaaattttttaagtgtaacaagaatcacaaaaattaatattaacaattaatttttaatattatcatttctgtgattgaagacatttcaatcaaaaaaattaattggatcgattaatttagtgattgaatcagaaaaaaattgtgtatatgtCAATTATCGATGGAAAAGCTTCCACTagaattagaaatttttataataaataagaaaatatatattgtcTAGAATGAGaatctttttttaaattgaattgttATGCATCGTGAGTACAAATTGAGCAAGGCCTAAAGAACAGAAGTTCATTGTAAAATTAAGTTGTTATttggatttttgtattgattgaggatttttgtattgattgtgAGTCAAAGGTCATTTTTTAGGCACCtttgtagctttaaatctacactAAAAGAGTTTTCtcctctgaggaacgaaatttaagacaaacaaaattttcttttgatgaataggttaggttaggtggcagcccgatgtatcaggctcacttagactattcagtccattgtgataccacattggtgaacttctctcttatcactgagtgctgcccgattccatgttaagctcaatgacaagggacctcctttttatagccgagtccgaacggcgttccacattgcagtgaaaccacttagagaagctttgaaaccctcagaaatgtcaccagcattaccgaggtgggataatccaccgctgaaaaactttttgatgttcggtcgaagcaggaatcgaacccacgaccttgtgtatgcaagtcgggcatgctaatcattgcaccacggtggctcccaactttTGATGAATAACgaatttttaaagagaatttggtgaatatcgaatttttatggaaaatatgaagaaaatcgaaaatttgatgaatgtcgactttttatagaaagtttgtcgattatcaaatttttatagaaaaacttgatgAACATTGAATTATTATGGATAATTTGGTGAAtaaccgaatttttatagaaatttggtaaatatcaagtttttatagaaaatttgaagaaaatcaaatttttataaaaaagcaaatcaaaatataatagacaattttgtgaatatcaaatttttatagaaaatttgatgactctcaaattaaaaaaaaaaattagaagaataacgaatttttatagaaaatgtgaagaataacgaatttttttttagtgttttatgaaaatcaaaatttaatagaaccttctctaaatatcgaatttttatgggaaaaattgCTGAATATCGATTTCTTTGTGGAAAACTTGGTGAATATGAAGTTTTAAAGAGAATTTGgtaaatatagaatttttatagaaaatatgaagaaaatcgaatttttatagaaaatttgttgaatatcgaatttttgttgaaaattttatgaatatcgactttttatagaaaatttgatgaataccgactttttatagaaattttgattaatatcGGATTTTTAGGGGAAAAACTTATGAACatggaatttctatagaagatttgatgaatatcaaatttttatagaaaatttggtgaacgaataacgaatttttatagaaaattttaagaaaatctaaatttaatagaaaattttctgaatatcgaatttttatgggaaaattgCTGAATATCGATTTCTTTGTGGAAAACTTGGTGAATATGAAGTCTTAAAGAGAATTTGgtaaatatagaatttttataaaaaatatgaagaaaatcgaatttttatagaaaatttgttgaatatcgaatttttgttgaaaattttatgaatatcgactttttatagaaaatttgatgaataccgactttttatagaaattttgattaatatcGGATTTTTAGGGGAAAAACTTATGaacatggaatttttatagaagatttgatgaatatcaaatttttatagaaaatttggtgaacgaataacgaatttctatagaaaattttaagaaaatcaaaatttaatagaaaattttctgaatatcgaATTTGTATGGGAAAATTGCTGAATATCGATTTCTTTGTGGAAAACTTGGTGAATATGAAGTTTTAAAGAGAATTTGgtaaatatagaatttttatagaaaatatgaagaaaatcgaatttttatagaaaatttgttgaatatcgaattttgtgtcgaaaattttatgaatatcgactttttatagaaaatttgatgaataccgactttttatagaaattttgattaatatcGCATTTTTAGGGGAAAAACTTATGaacatggaatttttatagaagatttgatgaataacgaatttttatagaaaattttaagaaaatcaaaatttaatagaaaattttctgaatatcgaATTTGTATGGGAAAATTGCTGAATATCGATTTCTTTGTGGAAAACTTGGTGAATATGAAGTTTTAAAGAGAATTTGgtaaatatagaatttttatagaaaatatgaagaaaatcgaatttttatagaagatttgatgaatatcgaatttttgtcgaatattttatgaatatcgactttttataaaaaaaaaatttgatgaataccgactttttatataaattttgattaatatcGGCTTTTTAGGGGAACAAACTTATGaacatggaatttttatagaagatttgatgaatatcaaatttttatagaaaatttggtgaacgaataacgaatttttatagaaaattttaagaaaatcaaaatttaatagaaaattttctgaatatcgaATTTGTATGGGAAAATTGCTGAATATCGATTTCTTTGTGGAAAACTTGGTGAATATGAAGTTTTAAAGAGAATTTGgtaaatatagaatttttatagaaaatatgaagaaaatcgaatttttatagaagatttgatgaatatcgaatttttgtcgaatattttatgaatatcgactttttataaaaaaaaaatttgatgaataccgactttttatataaattttgattaatatcGGCTTTTTAGGGGAACAAACTTATGaacatggaatttttatagaagatttgatgaatatcaaatttttatagaaaatttggtgaacgaataacgaatttttatagaaaattttaagaaaatcaaaatttaatagaaaattttctgaatatcgaATTTGTATGGGAAAATTGCTGAATATCGATTTCTTTGTGGAAAACTTGGTGAATATGAAGTTTTAAAGAGAATTTGgtaaatatagaatttttatagaaaatatgaagaaaatcgaatttttatagaagatttgatgaatatcgaatttttgtcgaatattttatgaatatcgactttttataaaaaaaaaaatttgatgaataccgactttttatataaattttgattaatatcGGCTTTTTAGGGGAACAAACTTATGaacatggaatttttatagaagatttgatgaatatcaaatttttataggaaatttggtgaacgaataacgaatttttatagaaaattttaagcaaatcaaaatttaatagaaaattttctgaatatcgaATTTGTATGGGAAAATTGCTGAATATCGATTTCTTTGTGGAAAACTTGGTGAATATGAAGTTTTAAAGAGAATTAGGTAAacatagaatttttatagaaaatatgaagaaaatcgaatttttatagaaaatttgttgaatatcgaatttttgtcgaaaattttatgaatatcgactttttatagaaaatttgatgaataccgactttttatagaaattttgattaatatcGGATTTTTAGGGGAAAAACTTATGaacatggaatttttatagaagatttgatgaatatcaaatttttatagaaaatttggtgaacatcgaatttgaccttcccttaaggattttggtagtgATAGCGAGTCAAAGAtacgatttctttaaagtaaGGGCATTTgttaggtacactgaaaaaatattgacctaatatgggagagtatgcaacttaaattttaggactcaaaatttacgcaatgctaagtacaaaattctttaaaaaaatgacatttcaattaaaagaaagtttataatcctagcttcaaattttttttcattaaatttaggacacaaatcctaaaattttgcgtccctctgttgaagttgtagatctttgaagtaaggcaaatgttccttaaaataaagaaaaacattttaatttaaagaaatcgtttttaactcaactgaagtattgaatttaagataaaaatgcttcaaatataggctaagagttattttaaggattttcatctttggtttaacgtTTTTTAGCATTACGAaaatagtttttactttgaagtacttggtataatttggattttgaaactggaatttgtttgtacattaaTACTttaattaatatatcgcaaacagagaataaaaattcgatgaatgagatctgtatccaattttaattttatcgatcctagattaaaagccagggaggtccgtaaaaaatgtctttattttaaagaatccgcatctttggctcggaatcaataccaaaatccttaaaggaaggtcaaaatctttggatccaagtaaactttttttttgagtgtacctttGTAGCTTTAAATTTACACTGAAAGAGTTTTctcttctgaggaacgaaattttagacaaaaaaattcttttgactGTAAATAAAcagattttttaaatgcaaataatATTATACATAATCATTACAAAGATTCATATTAATTCTGGTTTATTTGAactcaacgaaaaaaaaaacaaataaaaggggaattttgtttgttttaattttcgtcccgcaggaaagaattttttctttgagtttaggatcaataaaaataaaattaggatacagatctcatttatggaattttctttctctttttacgatatattaataaaacaattcACATGGAAACAAatgacagtttaaaaatccaaactatTTCAAGCAAacaatgttataaaaaatcctcaaaataagtcttagctttgaggcgtttttatcttaaatctaaagattcaatatttcagttaatttatggacgatttctttaacttaaaaatatttttctttactttaaagaaaatatgcaCTAGttaaaagacatgcgactttaacgaagggatgcaaatttacaaaatttgagtcctaaatttaacaatttttttttgaagcaaagactaaaaacttattaaattaaaatttcattattttaaagaaattagtgcctaatattgtataaatttccGATAATCGCccaatttcaaaaaataggGTAACGTTGCGCTGTTTGCAGTGAACAAGcgacattatgctcttgaaactgGTTtggagtgatcatattccttgtcTGCATGTACTGGGCGTAATAAATCTCGCATCGCAAATATAATTTAAGCATTTCTGGTATGCCAAACATAAAGTAATGGAATGTATCTAAATTAGGGCGCGCACATACTTTTTAATTCGTATAAAACTGCCCAACTAAAGgtgattatcaaaaattatataaaatcgcAATCACAATTTTCTGTCTAACATCAGTATTGGCTAATGTGAACATTTAGTGATGAAATTCTGTAGACATTAATATCTGCGTGAATACTTTGataacaactatcttaaaacgaTCAGTAAAATAAACCACGTGTCTTGCTATCTTAGGAATTACTTTGTGTTTTCCGTTTTACGTCTAAACAGTAGTGAATACAGTAGTCAATACCTATAATCACCATCAAACAGATTCTAACATTTATCTTGAGTGTAAACAaaatgagagagagagaaagaaactGAGAGTGTTTACTTTACATTAATATTAAAAGAGTTTCATCATAACAATAATGACTTGCtataaatgttatcaacatttccaATCAATGTTGTTCGGCCAAACCAAATGTACGATAGTTGGTTAGTATCGTCTTCAGTCATTGTTAACATTCCACTGGTTAAGGACTGCTCAAAATCGAAGAGATGCATTCTAAAGCATTTACAATCTCTTCTTTTGTATTACTCTCAATACTTGCAATCTCTACGCTAAATGTTGTAGCCGGTTACAAATATCTGGCTGTTCTTCATACACCCAGTAAATCTCATTTCATTGTGGGATCATCTTTAATGAGAGCATTGGCTGAAAAGGGTCATGAGGTTTATGTTATATCGCCATTCCCACAAAagcaaccaattaaaaattatcatgATATACCAATACCCTCAATGTTGAATGCATTTTCAGGTAAGTAAATCAAATACCAATTtcgattataattaaaaatcttCTGGTAATTAATAGGTATCTAATAAAGGCACGAATATTACAAAGGGAAATGGGAATTTATATGATTTTTGAAATAGTATGGGAATTGGTTTAAGATTCTGATAAAAATGTAGAACATGATCAACCAGTTTCTTTTAGCACGAAATTTTGGGAGATACACTAGAGGTCATAATtggcaaaacaaaaatacaaaaattaataaatatcgaagtttataaaaaaaagtgaaggaaaattttgatgaatagcgagattttatagaaaattcgagGATCTTTGAATTTGTATAAACAATATGAagaatatcgaatttttataaaatatttgatgactaacgaatttttatagaaaatttgatcaaaatcgtttttttttgttttagaaaatttggtgaatatcgaatttttaaagaaaatgtttgaatttttatagaaaattttatgaataacgaatttgtaaagaaaatttggtgaatagtgaatttttatagaaagtttcatGTATATCGacttgctatcgaaaatttggtgaatattgaatttttatagaaaattttgtgaataccgaattttcatagaaaatttagtgaatatcgaatttttatagaaaatttcatgaatatcgactttttatagaaaatttggtgaatatcgaaattttatgggaaatttagtGAAtaccgaattttcatagaaaatatagtgaatatcgagtttttatagaaaatttggtgaatatcgaatttttatgggaaaaattgatgaatatcgattttttttgggaaaaattgaTGATATAAACTTTGCTGACtatcttattttttatagaaaatttggtgaatatcgaaattttatagaaaatttggtttatatccaatttttacagacaatttggattttttatagaaaaatttatgattatcgactttctatcgaaaatttggtgaatattgaatttttatagaaaatttagtgaataccgaattttcatagcaaatttaGTGAATAtcgagtttttatagaaaatttcatgaatatggactttttacagaaaatttggtgaatatcgaatttttatgggaaaaattgatgaatatcgattttttataaaagttttatgactatcgattttttatataaactttgcTGACTatccattttttatagaaaatttggtgaatatcgaatttttatagaaaatttggtgaatattgaatttcaattcaatatcttttttttagaacatttggtgaatatcgaatttttacagaaaatgttggaatttttatagaaaattttataaataacgaatttttaaagaaaatttggtgaatgtagaatttttatagaaagtttcatGGATATCgactttctatcgaaaatttagtgaatattgaatttttatagaaaatttagtgaataccgaattttcatagaaaatttagtgaatatagagtttttatagaaaatttaatgaatatcgactttttatagaaaatttggtgattatcgaatttttatgggaaaattgatgaatatcgattttttataaagatttaatgactatcgattttttatataaactttgcTGACCAtccattatttatagaaaatttggtgaatatcgaatttttatagaaaatttggtgaacatcaaatttttgtcgaagatttgatgaatatcgactttttatagaaaatttggtgaacatcgaatttttatgggaaaaattgatgaatatcgattttttataaaaaattgatgactatcgattttttatataaactttgcTGACtatccaattttttatagaaaatttggtgaatatcgaatttttatagaaaatttggttaatatccaatttttacagacaatttggagtttttatagaaaaatttatgaataacgaatttttgtagaaaattttatgaatatcgaatttttatagaaaattagtgaatatcgactttttatagacattttgaagaaaatcaaaatttaatagaaaattttccgaatatagaatttttttttttagaaaatttgatgattatcgaatttttatggGATGACTAATgcatatggaatttttatagacttattatggaaaatttagtgaatatctaatttttatagaaaatttggtggaaatcgaatttttatagacaatttgatgaacatcgaatttttatagaaaatttgattaatttcgaatttttatacaaaatttgatgactCTCGATTTTTTGGTGAATATCGGATATTTATGGGAAAAACTTATGGacgtggaatttttatagaagatttcgtgaacattgaatttttttagaaaatttggtgaacatcaaatttttgtcgaaaatttgatgaatatcgactttacataaaaaattcgaTGACTATcgatatttataataaaatttggtaaaaatcgaattttttgtagaaaatttggtgaacatcgaattttcataaaaatttgaagaacataaaaattttatagaaaatttgaagaacatcaacatttttataggaaatttggtgaagattgattttttttgtagaaaatttggtgaacatcaaatttttgtcgaaaatttgatgaatatcgacttataaaaaatttgatgactatcgatttttatagaaaatttcatgtatatcgaatttttgtagaaaatttggtgaatatctaattttcattaaaaagtggATGAACAtcggatttttatagaaaatttgtcgaatgtcgaattttcattaaaaattttatgaacatcaaaattttataaaaaattttatgcacgTCGaatttttatggacaaattGGTGAACATGggacttttaaagaaaatttgtaaaaatcttatttttgtagaaaatttggaaaatatcgatTGTTTGTTAAGTATTATTTATTGAATCAtcgatattttataaaaaaattgattaaactcGAATTTgcgtaggaaattttatgaatatcgatttgtgcaaaaattttaataaatgacGAATTTTCATCATAGTTGGTGAACATagattgttttgtaaaaaaatgctatgaatatgaattttatagATTGGTTGATTTGGTACCGATTATGATGGTTGCCCTAATCGGAATTTAATCTTTCCTTAGTGATTATTTATTCAATCCACTGCCTTatctaattttgaattttggttcTTCACTTTTGCAGAGAAAGTTAAAAACTTCTTCGATATCAGTGACCGTAGTCTGATAAGTAGTATCTTTAGTCGTTATGACTTGGGTATCTATATATCTGAGGTGACCCTGACAGATCCcaatgttcaaaatttaatgaccAGCAATCATACATTTGATGCAGTGATATGTGAAGTTTTCTTCGCAGAATTACTAGTCGGTTTAAGCGAGCATTTCAATGCTCCTCTAATAGGTTTGAGTACCTTTGGGGCAGTGTCCTCGAATACGGATATGGTAAGCTTGACAATCTGGATGTGGTCCATCTATAAATTCAAACACAATTCTCTCTGTTTCTTTAGGTTGGATCCCCTTCACCGCCATCATATGTCCCACATTTTGTGTTACCCTTCAGTGATCGCATGACTCTAATGGAACGAGTAAAAAATCTCGCTTTTGTATCATTGGAAAGAATTTTAATGGAGTTTTATTACCTGCCACGTCAAGCTGctttatataggaaatattttcctCACTTGAAGAGGGATATGTATGAGGTGCGAAAAAATGCTGCTGTGGTCTTGCTAAATACCCATGTCTCATTAGCCTTTCCCAGACCCTATGTACCCAATCAGATAGAGGTGGGAGGCATACATATCAATCGCAAGAGGAAACCTTTACCAGAGGATATACGCAAATTCATAGATGAAGCCAAACATGGTGTTATCTACTTCTCTATGGGTTCCAATCTCAAGGGTAAAGATATGCCCGACGAGAAGAAAAACGAGATAATGAAAGCCTTTAAGGGTCTCAAACAGagaattctatggaaattcgaAGAGAAAGAGATGCAGGGAAAACCAGATAATGTCATGATAAGTGATTGGTTTCCTCAGGATGATATATTGGCTCATGACAATGTTAAGCTCTTCATAACCCATGGTGGTCTTCTAAGTACCACAGAAAGTATTTTCCATGCTAAGCCCTTCATAGGTATACCGATATTTGGTGATCAATTCCTTAACATGGCCAATGCGGAAAAGAATGGCTGTGGCTTAACCCTCGACTATAAAACTCTTAATGCTGAGAGTTTGCGAAAGGCTTTGGATCGAATTTTGCACGAGGGTAGCTTCAAGGAGCGTGTGGTGGAAATTTCCAATCGCTTTAAAGATCAGGATATGTTACCCATGGATAAAGCCATCTATTGGGTGGAGCATGTTGTCCGCCAGAAAGGAGCCTCATATTTACATTGTGCTGGTTTGGATTTGAATTTTATCCAGTACCACAATATAGAAGCCATATTGATTTTGTATGGGGGCTTTGCATTGATCCTAGTTGTCGTCATTTGTGTGATAATGCTGTTGGGTAAAAGTCTCTGGAAGCTGATTAAACCCAAACAGAAAAAGcgtaaacaaaagaaaaattgattttaatttgacTAATAGATGgtacaatatataaaaataataaaaatgataatatataaaaataataaaaaaaaataaaattaattttaattagatGAACAGGTggtacaataaaaaataataaaaaaataaaattaattattctttaaaataatttaacaaaaatactaTAACGTTAGGGTTCCCCTCGAAAAAATGCAATATACCCGAAGGGGTAGAGaagatagaaattttatttatttctatagaaaatgttgtcaaaattttacttccttagaaaatgttttcaacattttatttctatagaaaattctgtcaaaattttatttctatggaaaattttatttctatagaaaattttgtcaaacttttatctctatataacattttgtcaaaattttttttctatagacaattttgtcaaaattttatttctatagaaaaatttgtcaaaattttatttctatagaaaattttttcaaaattttatttctatagaaaattttgttaaaattttatttctttataggaaattttgtcaaaaaatttatttctatagaaaattttgtcaaaatttaatttctgtagaaagttttgtcaatattttatttctatagaaaattttgtcaaacttttacttctatagaaaattttataaaaataaaaaaaatcttgctaaaattttatttctttagaaaaatttatcaaaattatatttctatagaatatcttgttaaaattgttgtccaaattttatttttatggaaa contains these protein-coding regions:
- the LOC142221536 gene encoding uncharacterized protein LOC142221536, whose product is MRSGQLLRLFIALVSIVHSIEGYKFLVVLHFSSKSHFIVGSALIKGLIDKGHEVTVISPFPLKKPMENWQDVPVPSVLKLMKKETENILDTTGRSLLENLVSFHKTGVEVTKLVLNEPAVQKLMASNQTFDAVINEVFLSEALYGLSEHFKAPLIGLGTFGAIAWNTDMVGSPSPPSYVASTFLPFTDHMTFRQRIINLALLTFERLFLDFYYLPMQEEVFRQYFPESKKSMYEIRKDTALVLLNSHVSLSFPRPYVPNQIEVGGMHINRQRKPLPEAIERFINEAQYGVVYFSMGSNIKSKNIPLEKRQELLKALGSLKQRVLWKFEDTQMEGKPDNVLISDWFPQDDILAHDNVKLFITHGGLLSTTESVYHGKPFIGIPIFGDQFLNMAKAEANGYGIMLDYKNLTADAILQAVNKMLSDPLYTKLVRAMSQRYRDQPMDPLDKAVYWVEHVARHKGAKYLHCAGLDLNFIQYHSIDTIITLYGGLLFVVLSLLWLLKAILGCIFRSMCNSSRSKSKNDGNVALFAVNKRHYALETGLLKIEEMHSKAFTISSFVLLSILAISTLNVVAGYKYLAVLHTPSKSHFIVGSSLMRALAEKGHEVYVISPFPQKQPIKNYHDIPIPSMLNAFSEKVKNFFDISDRSLISSIFSRYDLGIYISEVTLTDPNVQNLMTSNHTFDAVICEVFFAELLVGLSEHFNAPLIGLSTFGAVSSNTDMVGSPSPPSYVPHFVLPFSDRMTLMERVKNLAFVSLERILMEFYYLPRQAALYRKYFPHLKRDMYEVRKNAAVVLLNTHVSLAFPRPYVPNQIEVGGIHINRKRKPLPEDIRKFIDEAKHGVIYFSMGSNLKGKDMPDEKKNEIMKAFKGLKQRILWKFEEKEMQGKPDNVMISDWFPQDDILAHDNVKLFITHGGLLSTTESIFHAKPFIGIPIFGDQFLNMANAEKNGCGLTLDYKTLNAESLRKALDRILHEGSFKERVVEISNRFKDQDMLPMDKAIYWVEHVVRQKGASYLHCAGLDLNFIQYHNIEAILILYGGFALILVVVICVIMLLGKSLWKLIKPKQKKRKQKKN